One part of the Paraburkholderia flagellata genome encodes these proteins:
- a CDS encoding LysR family transcriptional regulator produces the protein MDDDNALTLDIWLVRVLRTLLVERSVTQAALRLNQTQPAISTALRRLREILGDPILVRGKAGMVPTEYGESLLQHAQRVLRDVEFVATPHGDFDPERSKRTFRLAAPDYLNDFFMPTLIARFRETAPAARLEILSLSPTLDHHGALDAGELDIVIGNWPKPEPRFARSDLFSDKVVCMMRADHPLARRELTREAYLAAPHLAPTPYTGAHASAIDLGFAKAKAERRIVATLPYFGLVPQVLLQSDLIFTTTRRFAQHYAKLMPLAVVETPIAFPRIHCYQMWHPQPDRPSDVGWLRGLIEDVSGTLTAERGTKRVPAKKAASVTSEATPTPPLAAH, from the coding sequence ATGGACGACGATAACGCCCTCACCCTCGACATCTGGCTGGTGCGCGTGCTGCGCACGCTGCTGGTCGAGCGCAGCGTCACGCAGGCAGCGCTGCGCCTGAACCAGACCCAGCCCGCGATCAGCACGGCGCTGCGCCGTCTGCGCGAGATACTGGGCGACCCCATCCTCGTGCGCGGCAAAGCCGGCATGGTGCCGACCGAGTACGGCGAGTCGCTGTTGCAGCACGCGCAGCGCGTGCTGCGCGACGTGGAGTTCGTGGCCACGCCGCACGGCGACTTCGACCCGGAGCGCTCGAAGCGCACGTTTCGCCTCGCCGCCCCCGACTACCTCAACGACTTCTTCATGCCCACGCTGATCGCACGCTTTCGCGAGACGGCGCCGGCAGCGCGGCTGGAAATCCTCTCGCTCTCGCCCACGCTCGACCATCACGGCGCGCTGGACGCGGGCGAACTCGACATCGTGATCGGCAACTGGCCGAAGCCCGAGCCGCGTTTCGCGCGCAGCGACCTCTTCTCCGACAAGGTCGTCTGCATGATGCGCGCGGATCATCCGCTCGCACGCCGCGAACTCACGCGCGAGGCGTATCTCGCAGCGCCCCATCTCGCGCCCACGCCCTATACGGGCGCGCATGCCAGCGCGATCGATCTGGGATTTGCGAAGGCGAAGGCCGAGCGGCGCATCGTCGCGACGCTGCCCTACTTCGGGCTCGTGCCGCAGGTCCTGCTGCAATCGGATCTGATCTTCACGACGACACGGCGCTTCGCGCAGCATTACGCGAAGCTCATGCCTCTTGCCGTCGTGGAAACGCCGATCGCGTTTCCGCGCATTCACTGCTATCAGATGTGGCATCCGCAGCCGGACAGGCCGAGCGATGTGGGATGGCTGCGCGGACTGATCGAGGACGTATCGGGGACGCTGACCGCCGAGCGCGGCACGAAGCGCGTGCCCGCGAAAAAGGCCGCGAGCGTGACCAGCGAAGCGACGCCCACGCCGCCGCTCGCAGCGCATTGA
- a CDS encoding 2-hydroxychromene-2-carboxylate isomerase, translated as MIDGIDASQPAWFYDFVSPFSYLLLEQHEKWPGFDFVPTPVLLSELYRHWGQPFGSAVPAKRIFTYRHALFRAEQLGIPFKMPPAHPFDSVRPMLLAIAAGGDLACVREIFRFIWREGRDPSSDEGFEQLCERVGIAHGVSLIEEEVVRAQLRRNTNDAIAMGVFGVPTFWMNKQLFWGEDALPMVLYCARSPNWLDSREVKRISTLPSGLGKPAAE; from the coding sequence ATGATCGACGGCATCGACGCCAGCCAGCCGGCCTGGTTCTACGACTTCGTGTCGCCGTTTTCGTACCTGTTGCTGGAACAACACGAGAAGTGGCCCGGCTTCGACTTCGTGCCGACGCCCGTGCTTCTGTCCGAGCTATACCGCCACTGGGGCCAGCCGTTCGGCTCCGCGGTCCCGGCCAAGCGCATCTTCACCTACCGGCACGCGCTCTTTCGCGCCGAGCAGCTCGGCATTCCGTTCAAGATGCCGCCCGCTCACCCGTTCGACTCGGTCAGGCCGATGCTGCTCGCCATCGCGGCGGGCGGCGACCTCGCGTGCGTGCGCGAGATTTTCCGCTTCATCTGGCGCGAGGGACGCGACCCGTCGAGCGACGAAGGCTTCGAGCAGCTTTGCGAGCGTGTGGGCATTGCGCACGGCGTGTCGCTGATCGAGGAAGAAGTCGTGCGTGCGCAGTTGCGCCGCAACACCAACGACGCAATCGCCATGGGCGTGTTCGGCGTGCCGACGTTCTGGATGAACAAGCAGCTCTTCTGGGGCGAGGATGCCTTGCCGATGGTGCTCTACTGCGCGCGCAGCCCGAACTGGCTCGACTCGCGCGAGGTCAAGCGCATCAGCACGCTGCCTTCGGGACTCGGGAAGCCCGCGGCGGAGTGA
- a CDS encoding TAXI family TRAP transporter solute-binding subunit yields MKSRTGRKPPPRLVARFVAISWRDLAVTFGPILLLSAAAIWLAVRLIQPAPPNTLTMSAGPKGSTYWNAAVKYKDILARNNITLNVLESEGSAQNLQRLADPKSNVDVAFVQDGLASKVPGGLVSLGSVAYIPLVVFYHGPVATRLSQFEGQRIAIGAEGSGTRELALTLLKANGIQPGGATKLLPLSGDDAAGELVAGKIDVAILAGDSAQPPVMGRLMRMPGVRFFDFVQADAYARRFPYLTAITIPMGAFDFGRNLPPAPLHFIAPTAELVARDSLHPALSDLLIEAAKEVHGRSTLLQRAGEFPAPRAQDFPISADAARYYKSGKSFLYRVLPFWVASLADRLVVLLVPIIVVLIPGLRIVPSLYAWRVKSRIYRWYGSLIALERAAMADNSPTERRALIRQLDKIEESVNGMKMPLAYAEQFYVLREHIGFVRARLSGTREAPDAGVGAEEEQTAQSAEEAEAPEGSSNDAGTAGTEASHANESGGNETGERTH; encoded by the coding sequence ATGAAGTCCCGCACCGGCCGCAAACCTCCTCCCCGTCTCGTCGCGCGCTTCGTGGCGATCTCGTGGCGCGACCTGGCAGTCACGTTCGGCCCGATCCTGCTCCTGAGCGCGGCGGCCATCTGGCTCGCGGTGCGGCTCATCCAGCCCGCGCCGCCCAACACGCTCACCATGAGCGCCGGGCCCAAGGGCAGCACCTACTGGAACGCCGCGGTCAAGTACAAGGACATCCTCGCGCGCAACAACATCACGCTGAACGTGCTCGAATCGGAGGGCTCGGCGCAGAACCTGCAGCGTCTCGCCGATCCCAAGTCGAACGTCGACGTCGCGTTCGTGCAGGACGGCCTGGCGAGCAAGGTGCCTGGCGGCCTCGTCTCGCTCGGCAGCGTCGCTTATATACCGCTCGTGGTGTTCTATCACGGTCCCGTCGCCACGCGGCTCTCGCAGTTCGAAGGCCAGCGCATCGCCATCGGTGCCGAGGGCAGCGGCACGCGCGAACTCGCGCTCACGCTGCTCAAGGCCAACGGCATCCAGCCCGGCGGCGCGACCAAGCTCCTGCCGCTTTCCGGCGACGACGCCGCGGGCGAACTCGTGGCAGGCAAGATCGACGTCGCCATTCTCGCGGGCGACTCCGCGCAGCCGCCCGTCATGGGACGCCTCATGCGCATGCCGGGCGTACGCTTCTTCGACTTCGTGCAGGCCGACGCCTATGCGCGGCGCTTCCCGTACCTCACAGCGATCACGATCCCGATGGGCGCGTTCGACTTCGGCCGCAACCTGCCGCCAGCGCCGCTGCATTTCATCGCGCCCACGGCCGAGCTGGTCGCGCGCGACTCGCTGCATCCGGCGCTCTCCGATCTCCTGATCGAAGCGGCGAAGGAAGTGCACGGCCGCTCCACGCTCCTGCAGCGCGCCGGTGAATTCCCCGCGCCGCGCGCCCAGGACTTCCCGATCAGCGCCGACGCCGCGCGCTACTACAAGTCGGGCAAGAGCTTCCTGTACCGCGTGCTGCCCTTCTGGGTGGCGAGCCTCGCCGACCGGCTCGTGGTGCTGCTCGTGCCGATCATCGTCGTGCTGATTCCGGGCCTGCGAATCGTGCCTTCGCTGTACGCCTGGCGGGTAAAATCGCGGATCTACCGCTGGTACGGCTCGCTCATCGCACTCGAGCGGGCCGCGATGGCCGACAACTCGCCCACCGAGCGCCGCGCGCTGATCCGCCAGCTCGACAAGATCGAGGAATCAGTGAACGGCATGAAAATGCCGCTCGCCTACGCCGAACAGTTCTACGTGCTGCGCGAACATATCGGCTTCGTGCGCGCGCGACTCTCCGGGACGCGCGAAGCGCCGGACGCAGGCGTTGGTGCTGAAGAGGAGCAGACAGCGCAAAGCGCCGAAGAGGCAGAGGCGCCGGAAGGCAGTAGCAACGACGCAGGCACAGCAGGTACAGAGGCGAGCCATGCAAACGAAAGCGGCGGCAATGAAACAGGCGAGCGCACGCATTAG
- a CDS encoding BON domain-containing protein — protein sequence MKSVAILKTLGAALCLSVACSASYAQDTASAPAAAMAAPATSAKKVDRKLGYSVRKALSKTQGVDVSNIAVRSHGGAVTLEGTVPDQGQIDKAGEVAKGVAGVTSVSNKLTVMQQ from the coding sequence ATGAAATCGGTCGCTATTCTGAAGACGCTGGGCGCGGCACTGTGCCTGTCGGTGGCTTGCAGCGCGTCCTACGCGCAAGACACGGCGAGCGCACCCGCGGCTGCGATGGCCGCTCCGGCGACGTCGGCCAAGAAGGTCGACCGCAAGCTGGGCTACTCGGTGCGCAAGGCGCTCTCGAAGACCCAGGGCGTCGACGTTTCGAACATCGCCGTGCGTTCGCACGGCGGTGCGGTCACCCTGGAGGGCACGGTGCCGGATCAGGGCCAGATCGACAAGGCTGGCGAGGTCGCGAAGGGTGTGGCTGGCGTGACGTCGGTGTCGAACAAGCTGACGGTCATGCAGCAATAA
- a CDS encoding sulfite exporter TauE/SafE family protein, translating into MSFPHIDLLYSLSGLFVGFLVGLTGVGGGSLMTPLLVLVFNVHPATAVGTDLLYAAATKSAGTLVHGLKGSVDWRVTLRLATGSVPAATITLILLHRYGMDTPRAGHLIQAVLGVALLITAVALIFRPQLAAFASRHRHGPGEARTLFFTIFTGAVLGVLVSLTSVGAGAIGVTVLLLLYPALPTVRIVGSDVAHAVPLTLLAGAGHWLLGSVDWHMLLSLLCGSLPGIAIGSLLSSKAPEKLLRVLLAATLTLVGVRLVLS; encoded by the coding sequence ATGTCCTTCCCCCATATCGATCTGCTGTATTCGCTGTCCGGCCTGTTCGTCGGATTTCTGGTCGGCCTGACCGGCGTGGGCGGCGGCTCGCTGATGACGCCGCTCCTGGTCCTAGTCTTTAACGTGCACCCCGCTACGGCAGTCGGCACCGACCTGCTTTACGCGGCCGCGACCAAGTCTGCGGGCACGCTCGTGCATGGGCTCAAGGGTTCGGTGGACTGGCGCGTGACGCTGCGGCTCGCAACCGGCAGTGTGCCTGCCGCCACGATCACGCTGATCCTGCTGCACCGCTATGGCATGGACACGCCGCGCGCAGGGCATCTGATCCAGGCCGTGCTGGGCGTAGCGCTCCTCATCACGGCCGTCGCGCTCATTTTCCGCCCGCAGCTCGCGGCGTTCGCTTCGCGTCACCGCCACGGGCCGGGCGAAGCGCGCACGCTCTTTTTCACGATCTTCACGGGCGCGGTGCTCGGCGTGCTCGTCTCGCTGACCTCGGTGGGCGCGGGCGCCATCGGCGTGACCGTGCTGCTGCTGCTCTACCCGGCGCTGCCCACGGTGCGCATCGTCGGCTCCGATGTCGCGCACGCCGTGCCGCTCACGCTCCTCGCGGGCGCGGGCCACTGGCTGCTCGGCTCGGTCGACTGGCACATGCTGCTTTCGCTCTTGTGCGGCTCGCTGCCCGGCATCGCGATCGGCAGCCTGCTTTCTTCGAAAGCGCCTGAAAAGCTGCTGCGCGTGCTGCTCGCCGCGACGCTCACGCTCGTGGGCGTGCGGCTCGTGCTCTCCTGA
- the rarD gene encoding EamA family transporter RarD, which yields MNPGILYAFAAFVLWGLFPIYFKTLHQIPALEMLAHRMAWSLLFVIVVLVVRRHWRWFGPALRDRHLLGSFVASAVLLSANWGIYIWAVNAGHIVEASLGYFINPLINVLFGYAFLRERLRALQWAAVALATAGVMWLTWQNGAPPWISLALAVTFGGYGLLRKTAKLGALEGLALETVLLFPVAIVYLTIVSLAGESHFSHASRGLQLLLAASGPITAIPLLLFGAAARRIPLSMLGLIQYVTPTLQLLTGVLIYGEPFGAVRAVGYGAIWLALGVYSLEGVRSLVAARQRRAE from the coding sequence ATGAATCCCGGCATCCTCTACGCGTTCGCTGCATTCGTTCTCTGGGGGCTCTTCCCCATCTACTTCAAGACGCTGCACCAGATCCCCGCGCTCGAAATGCTCGCGCACCGCATGGCGTGGTCGCTCCTGTTCGTGATCGTCGTGCTCGTCGTGCGCCGCCATTGGCGCTGGTTCGGGCCCGCGCTGCGCGACCGCCACCTGCTCGGGAGTTTCGTGGCGAGCGCCGTGCTGCTTTCGGCCAACTGGGGCATCTATATCTGGGCCGTCAACGCCGGGCACATCGTCGAAGCGAGCCTCGGCTACTTCATCAATCCGCTCATCAACGTGCTGTTCGGCTATGCGTTCCTGCGCGAGCGCCTGCGCGCGCTGCAATGGGCCGCCGTGGCGCTGGCCACCGCGGGCGTCATGTGGCTCACCTGGCAGAACGGCGCGCCGCCCTGGATCAGTCTCGCGCTTGCCGTGACCTTCGGCGGCTATGGTCTCCTACGCAAGACCGCGAAGCTCGGCGCGCTCGAAGGCCTGGCGCTCGAAACCGTTCTGCTCTTTCCCGTGGCGATCGTATATCTGACGATCGTGAGCCTCGCCGGCGAGAGCCACTTCTCGCATGCCTCGCGCGGGCTGCAACTGCTGCTCGCGGCCTCCGGACCGATCACGGCGATCCCGCTGCTCCTCTTCGGCGCGGCCGCGCGGCGCATTCCGCTGTCGATGCTCGGTCTTATCCAGTACGTCACGCCCACGCTGCAACTGCTCACAGGCGTGCTCATCTACGGGGAGCCGTTCGGCGCGGTGCGCGCCGTGGGCTACGGTGCGATCTGGCTCGCGCTCGGCGTGTATTCGCTCGAAGGCGTGCGTAGTCTCGTGGCCGCGCGCCAGCGCCGTGCGGAGTGA
- a CDS encoding DUF5594 family protein, whose product MSIEAVRRFEEEFAPRIAAKLAKQFGPSVHVDVVPNAGHGHPTRVRLRGVANEHRHPYGYPLNVSLTWDTEEIERLMEPGGEARFEHYLEATGRKLTSWESARPVDFASRTQGEPEVLLGGLDFEG is encoded by the coding sequence ATGAGTATCGAAGCCGTTCGCCGGTTCGAGGAAGAATTCGCACCGCGCATTGCGGCGAAGCTGGCGAAACAGTTCGGCCCTTCGGTGCACGTCGATGTCGTGCCCAACGCAGGGCACGGCCATCCCACGCGCGTGCGTCTGCGCGGCGTCGCGAACGAGCACCGGCATCCGTATGGGTATCCGCTGAACGTCTCGCTGACCTGGGACACCGAGGAGATCGAGCGCCTCATGGAGCCCGGCGGCGAAGCGCGCTTCGAGCACTACCTCGAAGCGACCGGGCGCAAGCTGACGTCGTGGGAGTCGGCGCGCCCTGTCGATTTTGCATCGCGCACGCAGGGCGAGCCGGAGGTGTTGCTCGGCGGGCTCGATTTCGAGGGCTGA
- a CDS encoding bifunctional protein tyrosine phosphatase family protein/NAD(P)/FAD-dependent oxidoreductase: MQITQHNARFASADQITPDDLAAIHAAGYRSVICNRPDGEGGDAQPTSHALRTAASQLGLQFAYLPVKPGQITADAAAQFAQLLVDLPGPVLAYCRSGNRATSLYQLAQQGAPAQAAAQSANAARAATAACAWEGETWDVVVIGGGTAGIAVTSSLLRREPNLKIAIVEPSDHHEYQPAWTLVGGGAYDVTKTRRPMASVMPAGVKWFRAAATRVEPNANVVQLDSGVRVAYRQLIVAPGLRLAWERIAGLTEALGKNGVTSNYRYDLAPYTWQLVQQMKGGTALFSQPGMPIKCAGAPQKAMYLACDHWRRQGVLGKLNVEFNLAGAVLFGVATFVPPLMEYVKRYNANLAFSSNLVAVDGPARLATFEVKDANGNVTRVEKRFDMLHAVPPQVAPDFIRDSQLADEAGWCEVDHATLQHPRYPNVFSLGDVCSAPNAKTGAAARKQAVIVAENLLAARAGAPLAYRYDGYGSCPLTVEKGKVVLAEFGYGGRLLPTFPLDPTRPRRLMWLLKASVLPSFYWWGMLKGREWLTRASRG, translated from the coding sequence ATGCAAATCACGCAACACAACGCGCGCTTCGCAAGCGCCGACCAGATCACGCCCGACGACCTCGCCGCCATCCATGCGGCAGGCTATCGCTCGGTCATCTGCAACCGGCCCGATGGCGAAGGCGGTGACGCGCAACCCACGTCGCACGCGCTGCGCACAGCAGCCTCGCAACTCGGCCTGCAGTTCGCCTATCTGCCGGTGAAGCCCGGCCAGATCACCGCCGATGCCGCCGCGCAGTTCGCCCAGTTGCTCGTCGACCTGCCCGGCCCCGTGCTCGCGTACTGCCGCAGCGGCAACCGCGCCACGAGCCTCTATCAGCTCGCGCAGCAAGGCGCGCCGGCGCAGGCGGCCGCGCAAAGCGCGAATGCCGCGCGCGCCGCAACGGCGGCCTGCGCGTGGGAGGGCGAGACCTGGGACGTCGTCGTGATCGGCGGCGGCACGGCGGGCATCGCTGTCACCTCGAGCCTCTTGCGCCGCGAGCCGAACCTGAAGATCGCCATCGTCGAGCCGAGCGATCATCACGAATATCAGCCAGCCTGGACGCTGGTCGGCGGCGGCGCCTACGACGTGACGAAAACGCGCCGCCCCATGGCGAGCGTCATGCCCGCGGGCGTGAAGTGGTTCCGCGCCGCAGCCACCCGCGTCGAACCGAACGCGAACGTCGTGCAGCTCGACAGCGGCGTGCGCGTCGCCTACCGCCAGCTCATCGTGGCGCCGGGACTGCGGCTCGCGTGGGAGCGCATTGCGGGCCTCACGGAAGCGCTCGGCAAGAACGGCGTGACCTCGAACTATCGCTATGACCTCGCGCCCTACACCTGGCAGCTCGTGCAGCAGATGAAGGGCGGCACCGCCCTCTTCAGCCAGCCCGGCATGCCGATCAAGTGCGCGGGCGCGCCGCAAAAAGCCATGTATCTCGCCTGCGACCACTGGCGACGTCAGGGCGTGCTCGGCAAGCTCAACGTGGAGTTCAATCTCGCGGGTGCCGTGCTGTTCGGCGTGGCGACCTTCGTGCCGCCGCTCATGGAGTATGTGAAGCGCTACAACGCGAATCTTGCGTTCTCGTCGAATCTCGTCGCCGTGGACGGCCCGGCGCGTCTCGCCACGTTCGAGGTGAAGGATGCGAACGGCAACGTCACGCGTGTGGAGAAGCGCTTTGACATGCTGCACGCCGTGCCGCCGCAGGTCGCGCCCGACTTCATCCGCGACAGCCAGCTAGCCGATGAAGCCGGCTGGTGCGAAGTGGATCACGCCACGCTCCAGCATCCGCGCTATCCGAACGTGTTCTCGCTCGGCGACGTGTGCTCCGCGCCGAACGCCAAGACCGGCGCGGCCGCGCGCAAGCAGGCCGTGATTGTGGCCGAGAATCTGCTCGCCGCGCGCGCGGGAGCGCCGCTCGCCTACCGCTACGATGGTTACGGCTCGTGCCCGCTCACCGTGGAAAAAGGCAAGGTCGTGCTGGCCGAGTTCGGTTATGGCGGGCGCCTCTTGCCCACGTTCCCGCTCGACCCCACGCGGCCGCGACGCCTCATGTGGCTGCTCAAGGCGAGCGTGCTGCCGAGCTTCTACTGGTGGGGCATGCTCAAGGGCCGCGAGTGGCTCACGCGGGCTTCGCGCGGTTGA
- a CDS encoding YeeE/YedE family protein, whose protein sequence is MRKLSAFACGLLFGIGLLVSGMANPAKVLGFLDLAGNWDPSLAFVMAGAIAIAAPAFWLARTRTSSLAGAPIQLPTSRRIDGRLVGGALLFGAGWGLAGFCPGPALVAAGGGQPRAWLFVAAMLAGMAIYAALEQRRRSQDTTLSSTKPH, encoded by the coding sequence ATGCGAAAACTCAGCGCGTTCGCCTGCGGTCTGCTGTTCGGCATCGGCTTGCTCGTCTCGGGCATGGCCAATCCGGCCAAGGTGCTCGGTTTTCTCGATCTCGCCGGGAACTGGGACCCTTCGCTTGCCTTCGTGATGGCGGGCGCCATCGCGATCGCCGCGCCCGCCTTCTGGCTCGCGCGCACACGAACGTCGAGCCTCGCCGGCGCGCCGATTCAGTTGCCCACGTCGCGGCGCATCGATGGCCGGCTGGTCGGCGGCGCGTTGCTGTTCGGCGCGGGCTGGGGGCTCGCGGGCTTCTGCCCAGGCCCCGCGCTCGTCGCCGCGGGCGGCGGCCAGCCGCGCGCCTGGCTCTTCGTCGCCGCCATGCTCGCGGGCATGGCGATTTACGCCGCGCTGGAGCAGCGCCGCCGTTCGCAAGACACCACACTAAGCAGCACCAAACCACACTAA
- a CDS encoding YeeE/YedE family protein — translation MSLDLAHFTPYASFAGGLMIGAAAALFVLVNGRIAGISGLLGGLLSRSQPGSGGERGVNAAFVIGLVAAPLLWRLRAALPAMQIDASTLTLVVAGLLVGVGTRYGSGCTSGHGVCGIARGSRRSFVATGAFMAAGFVTVFAVRHLIGG, via the coding sequence ATGAGCCTCGACCTCGCCCACTTCACGCCCTACGCCTCGTTCGCGGGCGGCCTGATGATCGGCGCGGCCGCCGCGCTCTTCGTGCTCGTGAACGGCCGCATCGCCGGGATCAGCGGCTTGCTGGGCGGCTTGTTGAGCAGATCGCAGCCGGGCTCGGGCGGCGAGCGCGGGGTGAATGCCGCGTTCGTCATCGGCCTCGTGGCCGCGCCGTTGCTGTGGCGGCTGCGCGCGGCGCTGCCGGCAATGCAGATCGACGCATCCACGCTCACGCTCGTCGTGGCGGGCCTGCTGGTCGGCGTCGGCACGCGTTACGGGTCGGGCTGCACGAGCGGCCACGGCGTGTGCGGGATCGCGCGCGGCTCGCGGCGCTCGTTCGTCGCCACGGGCGCGTTCATGGCGGCGGGCTTCGTCACCGTGTTCGCCGTGCGTCACTTGATCGGAGGCTGA
- a CDS encoding ArsR/SmtB family transcription factor, with product MNSPLTPEALAALRESAEKCCALLKALAHEDRLLLLCQLTEGERNVGELEELVGVHQPSLSQHLGKLRDEGLVDTRREGKYIYYRLASPEVIQVMQTLSSLYCGRLKVQAP from the coding sequence ATGAACTCACCACTCACTCCCGAAGCGCTCGCGGCCCTGCGCGAATCCGCCGAAAAGTGCTGCGCGCTGCTCAAGGCGCTTGCCCACGAAGATCGTCTCCTGCTGCTTTGCCAGCTCACCGAAGGCGAGCGCAACGTCGGCGAACTCGAGGAACTGGTGGGCGTGCATCAGCCGAGCCTTTCGCAGCACCTCGGCAAGCTGCGCGACGAAGGCCTCGTCGATACGCGCCGCGAAGGCAAGTACATCTACTACCGCCTCGCGAGCCCCGAGGTCATCCAGGTCATGCAGACGCTGTCGAGCCTTTATTGCGGACGGCTGAAGGTACAAGCGCCATGA
- a CDS encoding MBL fold metallo-hydrolase gives MSNPAQLHTPEPIVEPFFDPVTATVTYVVHAGRRTACAIVDPVLDYDPKSGRTSTESAERVIAFVREYGLRVEWLLETHAHADHFSAAPYLKAQLGGRIAIGEHIRAVQGVFRAVFNLGETLNPDGSQFDVLFRDGETFQVGNLEARALHVPGHTPADLAYQIGNAVFVGDTLFMPDVGSARCDFPGGDAHTLYRSARKLLDLPGDTRLFMCHDYPPASRGPCFETTVSAQRSGNIHLNETVSEEAFVQMRTARDRTLAMPNLILPSIQVNIRAGRMPEPEGNGVRYLKIPIDAL, from the coding sequence ATGTCCAACCCAGCCCAGCTACACACACCCGAACCCATCGTCGAGCCGTTTTTCGATCCCGTCACGGCCACGGTCACCTACGTCGTGCACGCCGGGCGTCGCACGGCCTGCGCGATCGTCGACCCGGTGCTCGACTACGACCCCAAATCGGGCCGCACCTCCACGGAATCTGCCGAGCGCGTGATCGCGTTCGTGCGCGAATACGGGCTTCGCGTCGAGTGGCTGCTGGAGACGCACGCGCACGCCGATCATTTTTCGGCGGCGCCGTATCTGAAGGCGCAGTTGGGCGGGCGCATTGCGATTGGCGAGCATATTCGCGCGGTGCAGGGCGTGTTTCGCGCGGTGTTCAATCTGGGCGAGACCCTCAACCCGGATGGCAGCCAGTTCGACGTGCTTTTCCGGGACGGCGAGACGTTCCAGGTCGGCAATTTAGAGGCCCGCGCGCTGCACGTGCCCGGCCACACGCCCGCCGACCTCGCTTACCAGATCGGCAACGCCGTGTTCGTCGGCGACACGCTCTTCATGCCCGACGTGGGCTCGGCGCGCTGCGACTTCCCGGGCGGCGACGCGCACACGCTCTATCGCTCGGCGCGCAAACTGCTCGACCTGCCGGGAGACACGCGCCTTTTCATGTGCCACGACTATCCGCCCGCTTCTCGCGGACCGTGCTTCGAGACCACGGTGAGCGCGCAGCGCAGTGGCAACATCCACCTGAACGAGACCGTGAGCGAAGAGGCGTTCGTGCAGATGCGCACCGCGCGCGACCGCACGCTCGCCATGCCGAACCTGATCCTGCCGTCGATCCAGGTGAACATCCGCGCGGGCCGCATGCCGGAGCCTGAAGGCAATGGCGTGCGTTATCTGAAGATTCCAATCGACGCACTTTGA
- a CDS encoding acyltransferase family protein, with the protein MQKLKSLTVLRAVAATTVIFFHIMSPTGHTFGEFGVDIFFVISGFVIALVLDNPKITTQRFLADRIARIVPLYWVLTFGVFAGALVAPELLNSTTADLGNLLKSLFFIPYRKESGNIFPMLFVGWTLNYEMLFYAATAVSLILVRRHRLLFTSVLLFVIFCAAKALHSHGVFGAFYTNQRMFEFPLGFIAYQLWRFGVRINLSLAGCMAVAAYTWMAYINWHDLSNAPLLYYGLPAFVLIASTLSLEPAMGSGWMTRVAIFIGNASYAIYLSHPYCVEAARKLLPDAIDGFDPTAPLGVTLTMIVATAMGAALYQFVDWPLHTHARRLLHAVPPIRMRRSPFADAGNRGTAARQAPTDDLPVNEDAN; encoded by the coding sequence ATGCAAAAGCTAAAGTCGCTTACTGTGCTGCGCGCTGTTGCAGCGACAACGGTCATCTTCTTTCACATCATGTCGCCGACCGGACACACGTTCGGTGAGTTTGGCGTCGACATTTTCTTCGTGATAAGCGGTTTCGTCATCGCGCTCGTGCTGGATAACCCCAAAATAACCACACAGCGCTTTCTCGCGGACCGCATTGCCCGCATCGTGCCGCTGTACTGGGTGCTGACGTTTGGCGTATTCGCCGGCGCGCTCGTCGCTCCTGAGTTGTTGAATTCGACCACTGCCGACCTCGGCAATCTGCTGAAATCGCTGTTCTTCATTCCCTATCGCAAGGAAAGTGGCAACATATTCCCGATGTTGTTCGTCGGCTGGACGCTGAACTACGAGATGTTGTTTTACGCGGCCACGGCCGTCTCGCTGATACTGGTGCGCCGTCACCGGCTGCTGTTCACGTCTGTGCTGCTCTTTGTGATCTTTTGCGCGGCGAAAGCTTTGCACTCGCATGGCGTGTTTGGCGCGTTCTATACGAATCAGCGGATGTTCGAGTTTCCGCTTGGTTTCATCGCGTACCAGCTCTGGCGGTTCGGAGTCCGTATCAATCTGTCGCTAGCGGGATGCATGGCGGTAGCAGCCTATACATGGATGGCCTACATCAACTGGCACGACCTTTCCAATGCACCATTGCTTTATTACGGCCTTCCCGCTTTCGTGCTGATCGCCAGCACACTGAGCCTGGAACCGGCGATGGGCTCGGGCTGGATGACTCGCGTAGCGATATTCATCGGCAACGCGAGTTATGCCATCTATCTGAGCCATCCATACTGCGTTGAAGCTGCGCGCAAACTGCTGCCGGACGCTATCGACGGCTTTGACCCGACTGCCCCGCTCGGGGTGACGCTCACCATGATCGTGGCTACGGCGATGGGCGCCGCGCTCTACCAGTTCGTCGACTGGCCGCTGCACACGCACGCGCGTCGTCTGTTGCACGCTGTGCCGCCCATACGGATGCGCAGATCTCCGTTCGCCGACGCAGGCAATCGAGGCACGGCTGCCCGCCAGGCACCGACCGACGACTTGCCAGTCAACGAGGACGCGAACTGA